The Peribacillus sp. FSL E2-0218 genome contains a region encoding:
- the hisC gene encoding histidinol-phosphate transaminase has product MTYSKIPVRKKIEELSPYVSGKPIEEVQRELGLETIVKLASNENPYGCSSLAKEAMIVEMEQASLYPEGMAPSLAAKLARKLSIKQDQIILGNGSDEVIRLLTRTYIQAKDEVIMADVTFPRYETNVLIDGGTPVKIPLMNGVHDLQRMYDAITENTKMIFICNPNNPTGTIVQKERLRAFIEKVPKHILLIVDEAYYEYVNDEDYLETLPLLNDHANLVILRTFSKIHGLAALRIGYGIMNASIIQELVKVKEPFNTNRLAQAAAFASLDDDAFVEQCARRNEEGRRYLENELSRMGLAFFPSHANFLMIKLNQPGKVVFEKLLTSGVITRSGHLLGYADTIRVTIGTPLENEKFITCLQNATNETAGV; this is encoded by the coding sequence AAGTCCTTATGTATCCGGTAAACCGATTGAAGAAGTGCAACGCGAATTAGGCCTGGAAACAATCGTCAAATTGGCCTCCAATGAGAATCCATACGGCTGCTCATCTCTAGCAAAGGAAGCCATGATCGTCGAAATGGAGCAAGCATCCCTTTACCCTGAAGGGATGGCCCCTTCATTAGCGGCAAAGCTAGCCAGGAAATTATCCATAAAACAAGATCAAATCATCTTGGGGAATGGATCGGATGAAGTGATTCGCCTATTGACAAGAACGTATATCCAAGCAAAGGATGAGGTCATCATGGCAGATGTTACCTTTCCGCGCTATGAAACGAATGTTTTGATCGACGGCGGTACGCCTGTCAAGATCCCTCTCATGAATGGCGTGCATGACCTTCAGCGGATGTATGACGCCATAACGGAAAATACGAAAATGATTTTTATTTGTAATCCCAATAATCCGACAGGGACGATCGTTCAAAAGGAAAGGTTAAGAGCCTTTATCGAAAAAGTACCGAAACATATTTTACTGATCGTTGACGAAGCTTACTATGAGTATGTCAATGATGAAGACTATTTGGAAACCTTGCCCCTTTTAAATGACCATGCAAATCTTGTCATCTTACGTACGTTTTCAAAAATTCATGGCTTGGCTGCATTAAGGATCGGATACGGTATAATGAACGCCTCCATCATCCAAGAGCTCGTAAAAGTGAAAGAACCATTCAATACGAACCGGCTTGCACAGGCTGCAGCCTTCGCCTCATTGGACGACGATGCTTTCGTGGAGCAATGTGCCCGCAGGAACGAGGAAGGAAGAAGATATTTGGAAAACGAACTGAGCAGGATGGGTTTGGCATTCTTCCCTTCACATGCCAATTTCTTAATGATCAAGCTGAACCAGCCTGGCAAGGTTGTTTTCGAGAAGCTATTGACTTCCGGGGTCATCACCCGTTCCGGTCATTTGCTTGGGTATGCGGATACGATCCGTGTGACCATCGGCACTCCGCTTGAAAATGAAAAGTTCATAACCTGCTTGCAAAATGCAACCAATGAAACGGCTGGCGTTTGA
- a CDS encoding amino acid permease, with the protein MDSNGGSLQRRLLPRHISMMAMGGAIGTGIFQGSAETISLAGPGVIFTYIFAGLLLLVVMGAIAEMAIAYPNTNMKGFIQKAFGKRSSFIIGWMYCFMWLSVCVIEVVVAGSFLQYWLPAIPLWVLSLACTALIIGVNMMNVKNYGEFEFWFAGIKITMIILFIILGACILFGIIPSGGSNYLQNFTGHGGFFPNGWMSIFSALLIVMFSYGGSELIGLTVTEAKDAERILPKVIKSYIWRIILFFTLPILVICGLIPWNEITDQSSPFVQVLSMSGFQGSAHIMNFILITAVLSAANSGIYGCTRMLHSLATEGEAPKAFSYVSKNGVPMYSLVLSAVVLVAGSMITYVAQDEAFLLLMAIPGFVVSLVWISICFAQLKLRRSYTEVPSFKVWGFPYVTTFAAIILSIISLSFVFSEQNRISIITCLLVLAALTVISIFKFKRVDGQEPTIIKKDIIK; encoded by the coding sequence ATGGATTCAAATGGCGGGTCACTTCAAAGAAGATTGCTGCCGCGACATATTAGCATGATGGCAATGGGAGGGGCAATCGGTACCGGGATTTTTCAAGGAAGTGCCGAAACCATATCATTAGCAGGACCAGGCGTTATTTTTACTTATATTTTTGCAGGATTATTACTTCTTGTCGTCATGGGGGCCATAGCAGAAATGGCAATCGCCTACCCAAATACGAATATGAAAGGCTTCATCCAGAAAGCCTTCGGCAAGCGCAGTTCCTTCATTATTGGCTGGATGTATTGTTTCATGTGGCTGTCCGTCTGTGTCATCGAGGTAGTGGTGGCAGGCAGCTTCTTGCAATACTGGCTCCCGGCAATCCCGCTATGGGTATTAAGCTTGGCGTGTACAGCCTTGATCATCGGGGTCAACATGATGAATGTGAAAAATTATGGTGAATTCGAATTTTGGTTTGCCGGCATAAAAATTACCATGATCATCTTATTCATTATCTTGGGGGCCTGTATTTTATTTGGCATCATCCCGAGCGGCGGATCCAATTATCTGCAAAACTTTACAGGACATGGCGGTTTCTTTCCTAATGGCTGGATGTCCATCTTTTCCGCATTATTGATCGTGATGTTCTCATATGGCGGTTCCGAGCTAATCGGATTGACGGTAACGGAGGCAAAGGATGCAGAGCGCATCTTGCCAAAGGTCATCAAAAGCTATATTTGGAGAATCATTTTATTCTTCACTTTGCCGATACTTGTTATCTGCGGCTTGATTCCATGGAACGAGATTACCGACCAATCGAGTCCTTTTGTCCAAGTTCTATCGATGTCCGGCTTTCAAGGGTCTGCCCACATCATGAACTTCATCCTAATAACGGCTGTCTTATCTGCGGCTAATTCCGGAATATATGGGTGTACCCGGATGTTACATTCATTGGCTACAGAAGGGGAAGCGCCAAAAGCGTTTTCATATGTTTCTAAAAATGGCGTTCCGATGTACAGTTTGGTGCTTAGTGCCGTTGTTTTGGTGGCCGGTTCGATGATCACCTACGTTGCACAGGACGAAGCATTTCTTTTGTTAATGGCGATACCGGGCTTTGTCGTTTCACTAGTATGGATCAGCATTTGTTTTGCACAGCTAAAACTTCGCCGTTCATATACTGAGGTTCCGAGCTTTAAAGTGTGGGGTTTCCCATATGTAACGACATTTGCAGCCATCATTTTAAGCATCATTAGCCTCAGCTTCGTGTTCAGTGAACAAAATCGAATCAGTATCATAACCTGTCTTCTCGTGTTGGCTGCTTTAACCGTCATTTCGATCTTCAAATTCAAAAGGGTGGATGGTCAGGAACCAACCATCATAAAAAAGGATATCATTAAATGA